The sequence TCGTTACTTGTTCGTCAGCAAATAGGCGGGCAAATTCCTCGCCAATTGCGCTCATCAAGTTGGTATCGACTTGGTGGTTTAAAAATTGGTCAACTTTAAGCACACCACTCGACAGTACACTTCCCCGTTTACGGATCGCTTCTTTTAGTAATTCCATTGCTTTCTCCTTTCAAAATAAAAAGCCGAAAGATCACTATAAAAATAGAGTGATCTTTCGGCTTTGAAAATAGCAACTGAAAAAGACCACTCGTAGTCAGGCCGTTATCGGCAGCCTGGTAGAGACTCGCGGACCATATTACCGCTATTATACGAGCTGATGCTTTGTTCGTTTATTTAGTTTCCCTTGCCTATTATAAAGAATCTGATCGAAAATAAAAAGAGGTTTGTGGCAAATTGGCCAGAATTACTTTTCCCATTTTATTGCAGTCGGCTTCAAGCAGCTCCTACATTCAAAATCGACTGTCAACGTATGGATTGTCGTTTCCGAATGACAATGAGGACACGTAACCGTTTGCACGCGCAGCAACGATAAGCCCACACAAATAATCGAAACTGCCAAAATAAGAAAGGCCTGCACCATGCTTTTCGCTTCTAAAGAAGCAATCGCTATTCCGGCAACGACACCGGCAATGCCTATAAAGCCTAGGGCCACTTTCCCTATTTTTAATGGCAATGGACTTTTTTTGCGTACCAACACAACCGTTTCTTTATCCATTAAACAGCCTTCTTTCTATTCATTCGTTTTTTTATATGTTAACTGTACCATATTGCCACAGCAAGCCAAAGCGTTATCTAAAAGCACCGTTTAAACATTTGCCACTACTGTCGGCTTCCTTCATCTTCTAATATGCCAAAGACAAGCGAGTCACGCCAACCATCACTCAGCCGCAGGTGATCGCGCAAATGCCCTTCCTGCTGCATCCCAATCTTCTTTAATACTTTAGCAGAAGCAATGTTACGAGAATCGCATGTAGCCCAAATGCGATGGAGTTTAAGCCGGTTGAATCCATCGTCTATCAGACATGTAGCTGCCTCGGTTGCTACGCCTTGTCCCCAATAATCAGGATGGACAATGTAGCCAATCGCGGCGCTGCGGTTAGCAATGTCGATAACTAGCTCGGCGGCTCCGACCACGCGCTCCCTATTTTTTAAAGCAATTGCAAATGCAAACCTCGTCCGAGGACATTTGCGAGCATCGACAATCGCTTGTTTAACATAGTTTTGTGAATCTTTTTCGTTATTAGGGCCCCATGTCTGGTACCGGCAGACTCGTTCCAGCGAAGCATACGCATGTACGTCATGCCAATCATCGATTTTAAACTCACGCA is a genomic window of Shouchella clausii containing:
- a CDS encoding GNAT family N-acetyltransferase, encoding MKGKNVYLREFKIDDWHDVHAYASLERVCRYQTWGPNNEKDSQNYVKQAIVDARKCPRTRFAFAIALKNRERVVGAAELVIDIANRSAAIGYIVHPDYWGQGVATEAATCLIDDGFNRLKLHRIWATCDSRNIASAKVLKKIGMQQEGHLRDHLRLSDGWRDSLVFGILEDEGSRQ